One segment of Streptosporangium brasiliense DNA contains the following:
- a CDS encoding VOC family protein: protein MTVRELRLVVTAADYEEALRFYRDVLGLPERAAFSSPDGRVTILEAGRATLEIADPAQADFIDQVEVGQRVAGHIRVAFEVDDSSATTAELAGAGAKVIAEPVRTPWNSLNSRLEGPAGLQLTLFTELGPEES, encoded by the coding sequence ATGACCGTCCGAGAGCTGCGCCTGGTCGTCACCGCCGCCGACTACGAGGAGGCACTGCGGTTCTACCGCGATGTGCTGGGCCTGCCCGAGCGGGCCGCCTTCTCCTCCCCCGACGGCCGGGTGACGATCCTGGAGGCGGGCCGGGCCACCTTGGAGATCGCCGACCCGGCACAGGCCGATTTCATCGACCAGGTCGAGGTGGGGCAGCGGGTGGCCGGGCACATCCGGGTGGCCTTCGAGGTGGACGACTCGTCCGCCACCACCGCGGAGCTGGCCGGGGCCGGGGCCAAAGTGATCGCCGAGCCCGTCCGCACCCCGTGGAACTCCCTCAACTCCCGCCTCGAAGGCCCGGCCGGGCTCCAGCTCACGCTCTTCACCGAGCTGGGCCCCGAGGAGAGCTGA
- the ccrA gene encoding crotonyl-CoA carboxylase/reductase translates to MTLAQAVVDGADPEELARLEVPTTFRAAHTRKDEVGMFGRSPHGVNDVDKDITRSIHVSEVPMPELAPDEVLIAVMASAINFNTVWTAMFEPIPTFAFLERFGREDPRHDRDFHVLGSDASGVIVRMGTAVRRWKIGDRVVTSPAYVDEQDPITHSDSMLGADLRAWGFETNYGGLAEFAVVKATQLLPKPRHLTWEEAACNMLCASTAYRMLVSERGSRMKQGDVVLIWGATGGLGAYAVQLVRNGGGIPVGVVSSDEKAALLRRMGCEHIVDRSQFDHLNDEKSWRRLGAEVRRQVGEDPHIVFEHTGKDTFGASVYVARRGGSVVTCGSSSGYAHEYDNRHLWMKLKRIVGSHGANYQECHEVNRLLSLGVLQPTLSTVYPLDQTGDAARAVQLNKHVGKVGVLGLAPAEDLGVEDRALRERIGEDRIRLFRS, encoded by the coding sequence GTGACACTCGCACAGGCCGTCGTCGACGGTGCCGATCCCGAAGAGCTCGCGCGCCTGGAGGTCCCCACGACCTTCCGGGCGGCCCACACCCGTAAGGACGAGGTCGGCATGTTCGGCCGGAGCCCGCACGGCGTCAACGACGTCGACAAGGACATCACCAGGTCCATCCACGTGTCCGAGGTGCCGATGCCGGAGCTCGCCCCGGACGAGGTGCTGATCGCGGTCATGGCCAGCGCCATCAACTTCAACACCGTGTGGACGGCCATGTTCGAGCCGATCCCCACGTTCGCGTTCCTGGAGCGGTTCGGGCGTGAGGACCCGCGCCACGACCGGGACTTCCACGTGCTCGGCTCGGACGCCTCCGGGGTGATCGTCCGGATGGGCACCGCCGTACGGCGCTGGAAGATCGGCGACCGGGTCGTCACCTCGCCCGCCTACGTCGACGAGCAGGACCCGATCACCCACTCCGACTCCATGCTCGGCGCCGACCTGCGCGCCTGGGGGTTCGAGACCAACTACGGCGGGCTGGCCGAGTTCGCGGTGGTCAAGGCCACCCAGCTCCTCCCCAAGCCCAGGCATCTGACCTGGGAGGAGGCCGCCTGCAACATGCTGTGCGCCTCCACCGCCTACCGGATGCTGGTCAGTGAGCGCGGCTCCCGGATGAAGCAGGGCGACGTGGTGCTGATCTGGGGCGCGACCGGCGGGCTCGGCGCGTACGCCGTGCAGCTCGTCAGGAACGGCGGCGGTATCCCGGTGGGCGTGGTCAGCTCCGACGAGAAGGCCGCCCTCCTGCGCCGGATGGGCTGCGAGCACATCGTGGACCGCTCGCAGTTCGACCACCTCAACGACGAGAAGTCCTGGCGCAGGCTCGGCGCCGAGGTCCGGCGGCAGGTGGGGGAGGATCCGCACATCGTCTTCGAGCACACCGGCAAGGACACCTTCGGTGCGTCCGTCTACGTCGCGCGGCGCGGCGGCTCGGTCGTCACCTGCGGGTCGTCCAGCGGCTACGCCCACGAGTACGACAACCGGCACCTGTGGATGAAGCTCAAGCGGATCGTCGGCTCCCACGGGGCGAACTACCAGGAGTGCCACGAGGTCAACCGGCTGCTCTCGCTGGGCGTGCTCCAACCCACCCTGTCGACGGTCTACCCCCTCGACCAGACCGGCGACGCCGCCCGTGCCGTACAGCTCAACAAGCATGTCGGCAAGGTCGGCGTGCTGGGTCTGGCCCCCGCCGAGGACCTCGGCGTCGAGGACCGCGCGCTCAGGGAGCGCATCGGTGAGGATCGGATCAGGCTGTTCCGGAGCTGA
- a CDS encoding EF-hand domain-containing protein, which translates to MADDYATTFKIIDVDGDGLISATEMTRLMEVLGQPITPEAAEAAIARIDLDGDGLISLEEFAGYLK; encoded by the coding sequence GTGGCGGATGACTACGCGACGACTTTCAAGATCATTGATGTCGACGGTGACGGCCTGATCTCGGCCACCGAGATGACGCGCCTGATGGAGGTGCTCGGCCAGCCGATCACCCCCGAGGCCGCCGAGGCCGCCATCGCCAGGATCGACCTGGACGGCGACGGACTGATCTCCCTGGAGGAGTTCGCCGGCTACCTCAAATAG
- a CDS encoding PucR family transcriptional regulator produces the protein MIKEITVRIPEYSRPADAIYIKAIRLAVDEALRQFVDRIENPSAPWEPEVFRTIGRGEANEGRNLDPLQTAMRLGARVAWRRLTEQSEHLGLTPQHLYDLGEAIFVYLDQLADAAAEGFEEARARAAGEIERRRRRLMDLLLSQPAASPDAIADLAKASGWRLPRTVAGVALDEHSRGYRPPSLPPDVLSGLDRPGPCLIVPDPNGPGRAQTLEAGLRGWKAAVGPAVPLAAAATSLRWAREALDLHRRGVLTEERGVLRCSDHMATLIVFKDEELVSALTEVRLAPLAHLRPSQQDRLAETLLAWLRHGRGAGEVAARLHVHPQTVRYRLRQLEELYGDQLSDPDIRFELEIVLRARRSVSSGTA, from the coding sequence GTGATCAAGGAAATCACGGTCCGGATCCCCGAATACTCCCGGCCGGCCGACGCGATCTACATCAAGGCCATCCGGCTGGCCGTGGACGAGGCCCTGCGCCAGTTCGTGGACCGGATCGAGAACCCCAGTGCGCCGTGGGAGCCCGAGGTCTTCCGCACCATCGGGCGCGGTGAGGCCAACGAGGGCCGCAACCTCGACCCCCTGCAGACCGCGATGCGGCTCGGCGCCCGGGTGGCCTGGCGGCGGCTGACCGAGCAGTCCGAGCACCTCGGCCTCACCCCGCAGCACCTCTACGACCTGGGCGAGGCCATCTTCGTCTATCTCGACCAGCTCGCCGACGCCGCCGCCGAGGGCTTCGAGGAGGCCAGGGCCCGCGCGGCCGGAGAGATCGAGCGCCGCCGCCGACGGCTGATGGACCTGCTGCTGAGCCAGCCGGCCGCCTCCCCCGACGCGATCGCCGACCTGGCCAAGGCCTCGGGCTGGCGGCTGCCCAGGACCGTGGCCGGGGTCGCCCTGGACGAGCACTCCAGGGGCTACCGCCCCCCTTCGCTCCCGCCGGACGTGCTGTCCGGCCTCGACCGGCCCGGCCCCTGCCTGATCGTCCCCGACCCCAACGGCCCGGGCCGGGCCCAGACCCTGGAGGCCGGGCTGCGCGGCTGGAAGGCCGCCGTCGGGCCCGCCGTACCGCTGGCAGCCGCCGCGACCTCGCTGCGCTGGGCCCGTGAGGCGTTGGACCTGCACCGGCGGGGCGTGCTCACCGAGGAGCGCGGCGTGCTCCGCTGTTCCGATCACATGGCCACGCTTATCGTGTTCAAGGACGAGGAACTGGTCAGCGCCCTCACCGAGGTGCGGCTCGCGCCGCTGGCCCACCTGCGTCCCAGCCAGCAGGACCGGCTGGCCGAGACGTTGCTGGCGTGGTTGCGGCACGGCCGGGGCGCCGGGGAGGTCGCCGCCCGGCTCCACGTGCACCCGCAGACCGTGCGCTACCGGCTGCGCCAGCTCGAGGAGCTCTACGGCGACCAGCTCAGCGATCCGGACATCCGGTTCGAGCTGGAGATCGTCCTGCGGGCCAGGCGGTCCGTCAGCTCCGGAACAGCCTGA
- the secD gene encoding protein translocase subunit SecD — translation MSRAPVVRAVTAFAVIAVSLVIALTMSPRLGLDLRGGTQIVLETRDSPTVKADAEATDRTLEVLRRRADALGVADAPLARSGERRIIVELPGVQDPTKAAEVIGKTAQLTFHPVVALADAATSPKSGEQVVADEDGVKLLIGPARLTGDGVGDAQAGIDPQQGSGWYVTVDLREGGRRAWAELTGEAACNPVGDPKRRVAIMLDSKIVVSPQVNEGVACEVGLPGDSTQITGSFTAEEAADLAALIKGGSLPVPVEIVEQRIVGPTLGAAAIAASAQAAVIGVLLTALFIVVTYRLVGFIAAIALACYALVSYAALVALGATLTLPGLAGFVLAIGMAVDANVLVFERAREEYAAGPRLRPALEKGFRNAWSAVADSNITTLLAAGLLFFLASGPVRGFGVTLSIGVVASLVTAMVVTRVLAEWAVRRPAVARRPGLTGLSGIGRVRTWLNARGPRLMRHRAVYYTVTCVLLAGAVAGVAVRGISFGVEFTGGRLVEYSTGVPISADAARDLVAGAGFPDAVVQASGEDVSVRTGRIGDADLARIETALESGAGPIAKERDELIGPSLGEELRRNALIALGVALAAQLGYLAFRFRWTFGLATVLALVVDASVVVGAFAWLGRPVDGVFLAAMLTVIGYSVNDKVVVFDRVRELWARRPRTPFAEVTDTAILQTLPRTVNTGLGALFILVALAVLGGDSLTDFAVALLIGVVTGTLSSALVAAPLAVEFEKRSSAPPPRPRSAPRPREGSGAVV, via the coding sequence ATGTCGCGTGCCCCCGTGGTGCGCGCGGTGACGGCGTTCGCCGTCATCGCCGTCTCACTCGTCATCGCGTTGACCATGTCCCCGCGCCTCGGTCTCGACCTGCGCGGCGGCACCCAGATCGTCCTGGAGACCAGGGACTCCCCGACCGTCAAGGCCGACGCCGAGGCCACCGACCGCACCCTTGAGGTGCTCCGCCGCCGCGCCGACGCCCTGGGCGTGGCGGACGCGCCACTGGCCCGCTCCGGCGAGCGGCGCATCATCGTGGAACTGCCCGGCGTGCAGGACCCGACCAAGGCCGCCGAGGTCATCGGCAAGACCGCCCAGCTCACCTTCCACCCCGTCGTCGCCCTGGCCGACGCGGCGACCTCGCCCAAGTCCGGCGAACAGGTCGTCGCCGACGAGGACGGCGTCAAGCTGCTCATCGGCCCGGCCCGGCTCACCGGGGACGGTGTCGGGGACGCCCAGGCCGGGATCGACCCCCAGCAGGGCAGCGGCTGGTACGTCACCGTGGACCTGCGTGAGGGGGGCCGCCGGGCGTGGGCCGAGCTGACCGGTGAGGCCGCCTGCAACCCGGTGGGCGACCCGAAGCGGCGGGTCGCCATCATGCTCGACTCCAAGATCGTCGTATCGCCCCAGGTGAACGAGGGCGTGGCCTGCGAGGTGGGCCTGCCGGGCGACTCCACGCAGATCACCGGCTCCTTCACCGCCGAGGAGGCGGCGGACCTGGCCGCGCTGATCAAGGGCGGCTCGCTGCCGGTGCCCGTCGAGATCGTCGAGCAGCGGATCGTCGGCCCGACGCTCGGCGCGGCCGCGATCGCGGCCAGCGCCCAGGCGGCCGTCATCGGCGTGCTGCTCACCGCCCTGTTCATCGTGGTGACCTACCGGCTGGTGGGCTTCATCGCCGCCATCGCCCTGGCCTGCTACGCGCTCGTCTCCTACGCGGCGCTGGTGGCGCTCGGCGCCACGCTCACCCTGCCGGGACTGGCGGGTTTCGTCCTCGCGATCGGCATGGCGGTGGACGCCAACGTGCTGGTCTTCGAGCGCGCCAGGGAGGAGTACGCCGCCGGGCCGAGGCTCCGGCCGGCACTGGAGAAGGGCTTCCGCAACGCCTGGAGCGCGGTGGCGGACTCCAACATCACCACCCTGCTCGCGGCGGGACTGCTGTTCTTCCTGGCCTCGGGACCGGTGCGCGGCTTCGGCGTCACGCTGAGCATCGGTGTGGTCGCCTCACTGGTCACCGCGATGGTCGTCACCCGCGTGCTGGCCGAGTGGGCGGTGCGGCGGCCGGCGGTGGCGAGGCGGCCGGGGCTGACCGGACTGTCCGGCATCGGACGCGTCCGGACCTGGCTGAACGCGCGCGGACCGCGCCTGATGCGCCACCGCGCGGTGTATTACACGGTCACCTGCGTGCTGCTGGCCGGGGCCGTGGCCGGGGTGGCGGTGCGGGGGATCAGCTTCGGGGTGGAGTTCACCGGCGGCCGGCTGGTGGAGTACTCCACCGGCGTCCCGATCAGCGCGGACGCCGCCCGCGACCTGGTCGCCGGGGCCGGGTTCCCGGACGCGGTGGTGCAGGCGTCGGGCGAGGACGTCTCGGTGCGGACCGGCCGCATCGGCGACGCCGACCTGGCGAGGATCGAGACGGCGCTGGAGAGCGGGGCCGGGCCGATCGCCAAGGAGCGCGACGAGCTCATCGGGCCGAGCCTGGGCGAGGAACTGCGCCGCAACGCGCTGATCGCGCTGGGTGTGGCGCTCGCCGCGCAGCTCGGCTACCTGGCCTTCCGCTTCCGCTGGACGTTCGGCCTGGCGACGGTGCTGGCCCTGGTCGTGGACGCGTCGGTCGTGGTCGGCGCGTTCGCGTGGCTGGGCAGGCCGGTGGACGGGGTGTTCCTGGCCGCGATGCTCACCGTGATCGGCTATTCGGTCAACGACAAGGTCGTGGTCTTCGACCGCGTCCGCGAGCTGTGGGCGCGGCGGCCCCGGACGCCGTTCGCGGAGGTGACCGACACCGCGATCCTGCAGACCCTGCCCCGTACGGTGAACACGGGTCTGGGCGCGCTGTTCATCCTGGTCGCGCTGGCCGTGCTCGGCGGTGACTCGCTGACCGACTTCGCGGTGGCGCTGCTGATCGGCGTCGTCACCGGCACGCTGTCCTCCGCGCTGGTCGCCGCCCCGCTGGCGGTGGAGTTCGAGAAGCGCAGCTCCGCGCCGCCGCCGCGGCCCCGGAGCGCGCCCCGGCCTCGCGAGGGGTCGGGTGCCGTGGTCTGA
- a CDS encoding cytochrome d ubiquinol oxidase subunit II encodes MEITLLAFFAVGYFVLAGADLGIGMLLPHLGRSCDERGRVLASITPLFMSNEVWLVAAAGVLVGAFPLLEGELLSGLYVPSVALLLGWVVRDAGIWLRGGVDRAAWRRGCDGAVVAGSWAVALSWGFILAAMGERSVTGSAAIVVPAVAALFCAHGTAFAGLRLGGAPKARARRLSGASGERLVYALTSGGMALVCLLAGSRLPLAENLADPATLALLTPALLVITPVLVASQVWLWRVFDRAPIRSQ; translated from the coding sequence ATGGAGATCACGCTTCTGGCGTTCTTCGCCGTCGGCTACTTCGTCCTCGCGGGCGCGGATCTGGGGATCGGCATGCTCCTGCCCCACCTCGGCCGCTCCTGCGACGAGCGCGGCCGGGTGCTCGCCTCGATCACCCCGCTCTTCATGAGCAACGAGGTCTGGCTGGTCGCCGCGGCCGGGGTCCTGGTGGGCGCCTTCCCCCTCCTGGAGGGGGAGCTGCTCAGCGGGCTGTACGTGCCGTCCGTGGCGCTGCTGCTCGGCTGGGTGGTCCGGGACGCGGGGATCTGGCTGCGCGGCGGGGTCGACCGGGCCGCGTGGCGGCGCGGGTGTGACGGCGCCGTGGTCGCGGGGAGCTGGGCGGTGGCGCTGAGCTGGGGGTTCATCCTCGCCGCGATGGGCGAAAGGTCCGTCACCGGCTCCGCGGCGATCGTCGTGCCCGCCGTCGCCGCCCTGTTCTGCGCCCACGGGACGGCCTTCGCCGGCCTGCGGCTGGGCGGCGCCCCGAAGGCGCGGGCCCGGCGGCTGTCCGGAGCCTCGGGCGAGCGCCTGGTCTACGCCCTGACCTCGGGCGGGATGGCGCTGGTCTGTCTGCTGGCCGGGTCCCGCCTGCCACTGGCGGAGAACCTGGCCGATCCGGCGACCCTCGCCCTGCTCACCCCGGCACTGCTGGTGATCACTCCCGTGCTGGTGGCGTCGCAGGTGTGGCTCTGGCGGGTCTTCGACCGCGCTCCGATCAGGTCGCAGTGA
- a CDS encoding response regulator: protein MTASEPWTVGVLIVDDDPLVRTGLVMMLGGAPDIRVVAQAGDGTQVLPLVDRHAPDVVLMDIRMPVMDGLAATEALRARPGAPEVIVLTTFDADDHVLRALRAGAAGFLLKDTPPDEIVTAVRQVAQGYPVLSPAVTRRLIARVADSGRDRRRTRAGDRLALLNDREREVAVALGHGRSNAEIAALLYLSVPTVKTHVSGILTKLGLNNRVQIALLVHDAGLLDDQE from the coding sequence ATGACCGCATCAGAGCCGTGGACGGTCGGCGTGCTCATCGTCGACGACGACCCGCTGGTCCGCACCGGCCTGGTGATGATGCTGGGCGGCGCTCCCGACATCCGCGTGGTGGCCCAGGCCGGTGACGGCACCCAGGTGCTGCCCCTGGTCGATCGGCACGCCCCCGACGTGGTCCTGATGGACATCCGGATGCCCGTGATGGACGGGCTGGCCGCCACCGAGGCCCTGCGCGCCCGTCCGGGCGCGCCGGAGGTCATCGTGCTGACCACCTTCGACGCCGACGACCACGTCCTGCGTGCCCTGCGCGCCGGAGCCGCCGGGTTCCTCCTCAAGGACACCCCACCCGACGAGATCGTGACCGCGGTGCGCCAGGTCGCCCAGGGCTACCCCGTGCTGTCCCCGGCGGTCACCCGGCGCCTCATCGCCCGGGTCGCCGACTCCGGCCGCGACCGGCGTCGCACCCGTGCCGGGGACCGCCTGGCACTGCTGAACGACCGCGAGCGCGAGGTCGCCGTGGCCCTCGGCCACGGCAGGTCCAACGCCGAGATCGCGGCTCTGCTCTACCTCAGCGTCCCCACGGTCAAGACTCACGTCTCCGGCATCCTCACCAAGCTGGGCCTCAACAACCGCGTCCAGATCGCGCTGCTGGTCCACGACGCCGGACTCCTGGACGACCAGGAGTGA
- a CDS encoding alpha-amylase family protein, producing MRLTYTADLWWKNAVVYCLDVETYKDGNGDGIGDFRGLTQQIDHLDRLGVTCIWLMPFFPTPNRDDGYDITDFYSVDPRLGTLGDFVEFMRTARDRGIRVIADLVVNHTSDEHPWFKEARSSRDSAKRDWYVWQDDPDPVDPKAIVFPDKEDSIWELDEKTGQYYLHSFYRFQPDLNVDNPEVRDEIARILGFWMELGLSGFRVDAVPFLIEGLGGDPHEFLADLRAFMNRRDGSSILLGEVNLPYPDLMKYFGNGNGDQVTMCFDFIGMQRFHLSMARQDPRALAESLRERPDPPDDSHWATFVRNHDELTLDKLTDAERQEVFDAFGPEKDMQVFGRGLRRRLPPMLDGDPRRLKLAYSVLFSLPGTPVLFYGEEIGLGENLGAEGRMAVRIPMQWSRSGGFSPDPKTLVASPDGEYGPRKVNVEDQRRDPDSLLRWVTMLVERYRESPELAWGRYEVLDAGDAAVLAHRADAEGGTVIAVHNFADREARVELVLRDLGHCELLTDLLVDGSLELPPDGRVTFGLEPYGTRWLRAAVPDAPLESTSAKSH from the coding sequence ATGCGACTGACCTACACAGCTGATCTGTGGTGGAAGAACGCGGTGGTCTACTGCCTGGACGTCGAGACCTACAAGGACGGCAACGGTGACGGCATCGGGGACTTCCGCGGCCTCACCCAGCAGATCGACCACCTGGACCGGCTCGGGGTGACCTGCATCTGGCTGATGCCGTTCTTCCCGACCCCCAACCGTGACGACGGCTACGACATCACGGACTTCTACTCCGTCGACCCTCGCCTGGGCACCCTCGGCGACTTCGTGGAGTTCATGCGCACCGCCAGGGACCGGGGCATCCGGGTGATCGCCGACCTGGTGGTCAACCACACCTCCGACGAGCACCCCTGGTTCAAGGAGGCGCGCTCCAGCCGGGACTCCGCCAAGCGGGACTGGTACGTCTGGCAGGACGACCCCGACCCGGTCGATCCCAAGGCCATCGTCTTCCCCGACAAGGAGGACAGCATTTGGGAGCTGGACGAGAAGACGGGCCAGTACTACCTGCACAGCTTCTACCGCTTCCAGCCCGACCTGAACGTCGACAACCCCGAGGTCCGCGACGAGATCGCGCGCATCCTCGGGTTCTGGATGGAGCTGGGGCTGTCCGGCTTCCGGGTGGACGCGGTGCCGTTCCTGATCGAGGGCCTCGGTGGTGATCCGCACGAGTTCCTCGCCGACCTGCGCGCGTTCATGAACCGTCGTGACGGCAGTTCGATCCTGCTGGGCGAGGTGAACCTGCCCTACCCGGACCTGATGAAGTATTTCGGCAACGGCAACGGCGACCAGGTCACCATGTGCTTCGACTTCATCGGCATGCAGCGGTTCCATCTGTCGATGGCCCGGCAGGACCCGCGGGCGCTCGCCGAGTCCCTGCGCGAGCGGCCCGACCCGCCAGACGACTCCCACTGGGCCACCTTCGTCCGCAACCACGACGAGCTGACCCTGGACAAGCTCACCGACGCCGAGCGCCAGGAGGTCTTCGACGCCTTCGGGCCAGAGAAGGACATGCAGGTCTTCGGCCGCGGCCTGCGCCGCCGGCTGCCCCCGATGCTCGACGGCGACCCGCGGCGCCTCAAGCTGGCCTACAGCGTCCTGTTCTCCCTGCCGGGCACGCCGGTGCTCTTCTACGGTGAGGAGATCGGCCTGGGCGAGAACCTCGGGGCCGAGGGCCGGATGGCGGTCCGGATCCCGATGCAGTGGTCCCGCTCCGGAGGGTTCTCACCCGACCCGAAGACCCTCGTCGCCTCTCCCGACGGCGAGTACGGCCCGCGGAAGGTCAACGTGGAGGACCAGCGGCGTGACCCTGACTCGTTGCTGAGATGGGTCACCATGCTGGTCGAGCGCTACCGGGAGTCGCCGGAGCTGGCCTGGGGCCGCTACGAGGTGCTGGACGCCGGGGACGCGGCCGTGCTGGCCCATCGGGCCGACGCCGAGGGCGGCACCGTGATCGCCGTCCACAACTTCGCCGACCGTGAGGCGCGGGTGGAGCTCGTGCTGCGCGATCTCGGCCACTGCGAGCTGCTGACCGACCTACTGGTGGACGGCAGCCTCGAACTGCCCCCGGACGGCCGGGTGACGTTCGGCCTCGAGCCGTACGGCACCCGCTGGCTGCGCGCCGCCGTCCCCGACGCGCCCCTGGAGAGCACCTCGGCCAAGAGCCACTAG
- a CDS encoding sensor histidine kinase, which produces MNGSATASTRRRGLRDWVVDTGLFLLAALYGVLMSATRLEALPLPGPSWLFGLDQLTGVLGCVALWLRRGRPVELALVLVALSTFSELVAGAMLVALFTVAVHRSPRTTAAIFALSMLTALGYVVLRPEPGTPGVLVLLLGVTIQGAAVGWGLFIHHRRRLVLSLRDRAARAETEAHLRAEQAQLHARERIAREIHDVLGHRLSLLSVHAGALEYHPGAPAEDVARAAKVIRESAHQALQDLREVIGVLRAPVGELPQPTLADVRQLTAESGRAGMRVDLWEELTGTVPDRVGRTAYRIVQEALTNARKHAPAAEVRIHVAGAPGRGVTVEVRNTAPAAAATTPAPMTDTTAAPAPAAGSGQGLVGLAERVALAGGRLEHGPTAAGGWRLAAWLPWPP; this is translated from the coding sequence ATGAACGGATCTGCGACTGCGTCCACGCGCCGGCGCGGCCTCCGCGACTGGGTCGTGGACACCGGCCTGTTCCTGCTCGCGGCGCTCTACGGGGTCCTGATGTCCGCCACGCGGCTGGAGGCGCTCCCCCTGCCGGGACCGAGCTGGCTGTTCGGCCTTGACCAGCTCACCGGTGTGCTGGGCTGCGTCGCGCTGTGGCTGCGCCGCGGCCGGCCGGTCGAGCTCGCCTTGGTGCTGGTCGCCCTGTCGACGTTCTCCGAGCTGGTGGCCGGCGCGATGCTGGTGGCGCTGTTCACGGTCGCGGTGCACCGTTCTCCGCGGACCACGGCGGCCATCTTCGCGCTCAGCATGCTCACCGCGCTCGGCTACGTCGTGCTCCGCCCCGAACCCGGCACGCCCGGTGTCCTGGTGCTACTGCTGGGCGTCACGATCCAGGGCGCCGCGGTCGGCTGGGGCCTGTTCATCCATCACCGGCGCCGGCTCGTGCTGTCGCTGCGCGACCGCGCGGCCCGCGCCGAGACCGAGGCCCACCTACGCGCCGAGCAGGCCCAGCTCCACGCCCGCGAGCGGATCGCCCGGGAGATCCACGACGTGCTCGGCCACCGGCTTTCGTTGCTGAGCGTGCATGCCGGCGCGCTGGAGTACCACCCCGGCGCCCCTGCCGAGGACGTCGCCCGCGCGGCCAAGGTGATCCGGGAGAGCGCCCACCAGGCGCTGCAGGACCTGCGCGAGGTCATCGGCGTTCTCCGCGCCCCGGTCGGCGAGCTGCCCCAGCCCACCCTCGCCGACGTCCGGCAGCTCACCGCCGAGTCGGGCCGGGCCGGGATGCGGGTGGACCTGTGGGAGGAGCTCACCGGGACCGTCCCCGACCGGGTGGGCCGCACCGCCTACCGGATCGTGCAGGAAGCCCTGACCAACGCCCGCAAGCACGCCCCGGCGGCCGAGGTGCGCATACACGTGGCGGGGGCGCCGGGCCGAGGGGTGACCGTCGAGGTGCGCAACACCGCCCCCGCCGCCGCTGCCACCACACCCGCGCCCATGACCGACACCACCGCCGCGCCCGCGCCCGCCGCGGGGTCCGGTCAGGGCCTCGTCGGCCTCGCCGAACGCGTCGCCCTGGCCGGCGGGCGCCTGGAACACGGGCCCACCGCCGCGGGTGGCTGGCGGCTGGCGGCCTGGCTACCCTGGCCGCCATGA